The DNA segment AAGCCGGTTGCGTCAGACAACATTTTCCAAGGCTTGAAACCCCACCCGGCAAACGCACTACAGACAGAGAAAGCCCAGAGCTACAGCCACCCGGGAAGTATAGCGATGAGGCTTCAACTGCTAACCCCTGGCGCCGAGTCCTGGACAGCGGCGGGGGCTGAGTTGAAGGACTCGGCGGGCGTGGAGGTGGAGCTTTCCGCGTGGCAAGAGTCGGTCATTGCCCCTGGTACCCTGGGCTTTGTAGTGGTGGGCGCCGAGAGGGAGCCGGGGCAACTCACCTGCCCCTGCACCCTCAAGCTGTGGGAATCGCAGGGGCCCCGCACCGTCCCCCTCGGGAACGTCACGTTCCCGCCTGTAGAGCAAGTGAGCGAGCAAGGGAATGCGCGTGAGTAGTGCCGCCGCTCCATCCGGCCCGAGGGAAACACAACCTGCCTGATGGGCTCCCGGTGCCTCACCAGACCCGGCGTCTTGACCGAGCTGTCTTCCACTCTCTGTAATCGGCGGGTTTGGCCTTCCAGCTCGGGCGGCTTGCCCGGAGAGGTGCGGCAATGTCTAGGCGTTCTGTCGATACTCGCCCCGTGGACACTCGGCGGCCCTTGCGCGTGGGGGCGCTGGCGCTGGCTGCGCTGATGCTGTTTACGGCGTGCACCACGGGGGCCCCCATGGGCGCGGCGTACCGTTACCCCCCGAGCGCGCCGCACGACTCGCCCGAGACGTGGGCACTGGAGTCGGAAGCCGAAGGCGGGGGCCGGGAAGAGGCTATATTTACCAAGCTGCCCACGGACTTCGCGCCGGTTCAGGTGAGTGATGCCGAGTTTTCGGCAACCATGACAACGCTTTGGCTCAACATGCCGCTTCGGGTGGCCGCGTCCCGCCCCCCGTTGTATGTGGGCCGTAGGCTGGCGTTGGCTTCCGCGCCGTTGAGAGGCAACGCTTGGCAATCAGACCTGGCCCGGTCCTATGGGCGGTTTTGCGAGCGGTGCGGCACTCCAGGGGATTGTCTGACTCTGTTTGAAGATGGGTCCCGCTTCCAGGATGATGACATGCGAAGCCTTGCGCTTGCCCTGGCGGTTGGGCCAGCCCTGGAAGGCGTAAACGCGGAAGTGCGGGCCATGCTCGATCCTGCACGAATGCTCGCGATGATTAGCATTGGCATCACGGCTTATATGGCGCTGCTGTTGGCGCCAGTGCCCGAGCCGATAACAAAGGGCGCGGCCCTGGTGTTTAGCGCCGCCTTGTGGGGCTATCTCGGTTATGAATTCTTCGACCTGCTGCGGGCCTATGCGCAGCTTTACGAAGATGCGCCCCGGGCCTCTACCTTTGCGGAGTTGCGCGAGATTGGCGAGCGTTTCGGGCGTGTCATTGGCCCCAACAGTGTGCGGATTCTCGTCATCGTTGGGACGGCGGCGATAGGTGAAACGATGGCCCTTGCTTCCAAGGCCCCGAAGCTCCCCGGATTCACGCAAGCCTCGGAGAGAGTCGCAACTCGTACCGGGTTGGGCCTGCTGGAAACGGCAACCGGAGCCGAGCGCCTTATTGTCTCTGTGCCAGAGGGGACGATCCGCGTGGTGTTGGCGCCTCATGCCGCGGCCATGGTTGCCCGGGGCGTTGGTGCTGGGAATCCTGAGCCAAGTCGGGGTAAGCTCCTTCCGAACGGACACAGGGCGTGGGGGTCATTTGGTGGCTTCAAGTCAGCTATGGGGAAGGCGGGCCCCGGAAAGGAATGGCATCACATCGTGGAGCAGACTCCGGGCAACGCGAAGCGGTTCGGGGGCGAGGCCCTGCATAACACCGAGAATGTCATCGCACTAGACAAGGCGATTCACACAAGGGTTAGTGCTCTCTTTTCTAGAAAGGTGCTTAGGATTACGGGCTCAAGGATTCTGACGGTGCGGCAGTGGCTCAGCACCCAGTCCTATGAGGCGCAACGGGAATTTGGCCTGCTGGCCATTCAGAACGTCAGGAACGGTATTTGGCCATGATTGATTTGCAAGGTCTTGTGGCGGAGTTTGCGCGGCATGTACAGGCAGAAACCGAGGCGGCTTGGCGGGGCGATTCCAAGACGGCGAACAAGCACGTTGATCAGTGCTTGGCCGTGTTTGACAAACTGCGGGCTCATGGTGACACCGGACGGGATGCACTCGCGGTACTCTTCACGCACCCACGAATGGACGTGCGTGTGTCAGCGGCAGCGCTGCTGTTGCGCCATCGCACGGCGGAAGCCAAAGCAGTTTTGGAGGAAGCAGCGAAGGGCAAAGGACTGGTCCCTTTTGAAGCATCCCAGGCGTTGAAACGCTGGGAAGAGGGTACATGGGCCCTAGACCCTGCCGACGATGATGCGGGGTCGCCCGAAGCGACCGGCCCGGCAGCGCCTAGCAAGCGCAGCCGACCGCGCACGGAGCGCGCCGCTCCTGACAAACGGAGGGGAAGCAAGCGGGACAAACGCGGCGGTTGATCTTGAGAAGAGCGCGCCAGGGCCGGGCAGGCGAAGCTCGGGCCAGTGGAGGCCACCAGGGCACGACCGCAGACACAGTGGGCACTTTGGGCCGTACAAGGTGCCTGACACCTTCTTCGGCCTCGTCCAGGAACTGCCGTTCATGCGCCAGGAGACGGTCGAGCCGCGAGGAATCTTCCTCGAGGGGAACAGGGGGGCCATCCATGAAGTGTCACGGTAGGCGCCCCGAGGACCCGGGTTGAGTGTACCGGGGGCCGGAGAGCTTACGGCACCGAACGCTCACCCCGCTTCGAGTCTGAGGCCGTCATTTCAGCATCCTGTCTCGCAGCTCTGCTTTCATCCGCTCCAACGCGGCGTTGGGCCGCCCCATGAACGCATCCAGCAAGCGCTTCTCGACTCCATGCGGCTCCCAAACCGCCGAGGGCTCAAGCCCTATACACTCGTGAGGCTCCGCATCTCTAACATTGCCGAGGGTATCGAAAATCGTACAGCGGCCGAAGGGTCCCACTTCTTGCCTGTATTGGACGATAGGTTGAGTGAAATGCTCTTCAAGCGCTCTCCACCCGATGAACTCCCATGAGTCCGGGTAGGGGCTGCGAACGACTATCTTGAAGAGAATTGGCTTTGATGCGATTCTGCCTAGCTCTGACTCTGGAGTGGTGGTTCTGTAATCGTAGAAGGCATCGAAAGGTGGTTCGAGCGTCCTCGCATGGCCGAATGAGCCATCAGGCAACGGAATCCTCAAGAACGACCCTGGTTTGTACGTGGATTTCATCCCTTAGTGTCCTGTTTATGGGTGGAGTTGACCCCAGCGCATACCTCGCCGTCAGCGGAACGGTGAATGGAGACATGCAGCTCAATGGCCATGGAGGACCCGGCGTCTCTGGCCGCATATCTGCCCTGCATCCAACCCAGGGCATCGCCGAAGTGTGTCCCGTAGAACCTGTCCGCGATGGGGCTCTCCGTCCCGTTGAGGGCCACCGTGACGGTCAGGCAGACCAGAACCACGCCACCGGCCGCCGCGAGGGTGGCGCCTCCCGTCACGAGGGACTCCGTTGCCGCTGCGCCGGTTGCGGCCTTTCCCGCTGCGGTGCCGCCCTGTGGCACCAGCCGGAGAGCGCCGCGGGCAACGCCATTGCCCAGCCCCTCTCCAGCAACCCCTCGGCTTGCGTGGCGCCGCTACACCCCACGAGCAACAGAAAGGACAGCAGCGCCAGCTGCTCAGCGACAACTACACCTCCCCATCAACGACAACTACACCTCCCCATCCAGAGTGACGGCAGCCGTCGGTAGAAACCCGGTGACTTCCGAGGTTCG comes from the Cystobacter ferrugineus genome and includes:
- a CDS encoding DUF2381 family protein codes for the protein MNASSLKRSVTVRFADGAAPASATFWLVGHAAMGARRVEVFRQPRPADVLKKERDEAQAEARQCQEDKARLLAERKEPGGLMGAAWLEREKPVASDNIFQGLKPHPANALQTEKAQSYSHPGSIAMRLQLLTPGAESWTAAGAELKDSAGVEVELSAWQESVIAPGTLGFVVVGAEREPGQLTCPCTLKLWESQGPRTVPLGNVTFPPVEQVSEQGNARE
- a CDS encoding Imm26 family immunity protein, yielding MKSTYKPGSFLRIPLPDGSFGHARTLEPPFDAFYDYRTTTPESELGRIASKPILFKIVVRSPYPDSWEFIGWRALEEHFTQPIVQYRQEVGPFGRCTIFDTLGNVRDAEPHECIGLEPSAVWEPHGVEKRLLDAFMGRPNAALERMKAELRDRMLK